The following coding sequences lie in one Komagataeibacter sucrofermentans DSM 15973 genomic window:
- a CDS encoding cytochrome b N-terminal domain-containing protein, which translates to MSGPSLPEHSPPPAQPASGGVLSWIDRRLPVISGFRKEYIDFLMPANLNALWNFGAILTAVLVLMLATGIFLAMNYTPTASGAFASVEMIERQLPGGWMLRAMHVTGASLFMAALYIHLFRGLYYGSYKQPREILWLTGLGLLLMVMVTAFAGYVLPWGQMSYWGADVAGKAVGAVPGIGATLEHIMEGSDTLGDIFIHRFFVLHFLMAFAIVAVVALHVAALHVSGPNNPSGRPVPAKESVPFHPYYTTKDLTGLVLFALVFVALAFLWPDLLSEPENYRPANPMHTPADIEPEWYFLPFYGLLQSVPSKFGGLLAAAGSILILFVVPWLDRSPIRSARERPACRIGMAGLVIAFVMMGLVGRHHAEGGWMIAGRIAALYYFSYFLVLLPLCARREMRPPAA; encoded by the coding sequence ATGAGCGGGCCCAGCCTCCCCGAACATAGCCCTCCCCCTGCGCAGCCTGCATCGGGTGGCGTCCTTTCATGGATTGACCGCAGGCTTCCCGTCATCAGCGGGTTTCGCAAGGAATATATCGATTTCCTCATGCCTGCGAACCTCAACGCGCTGTGGAATTTCGGGGCGATCCTGACTGCCGTGCTGGTGCTCATGCTGGCTACCGGCATCTTTCTGGCCATGAACTACACGCCCACGGCCAGCGGGGCATTCGCGTCGGTCGAGATGATCGAGCGCCAGCTGCCCGGCGGGTGGATGCTGCGCGCGATGCATGTGACGGGGGCAAGCCTGTTCATGGCGGCGCTTTACATCCATCTCTTCCGGGGGCTGTATTACGGCTCCTACAAGCAGCCGCGCGAGATTTTGTGGCTCACCGGCCTCGGGCTGCTGCTCATGGTCATGGTCACGGCCTTTGCGGGCTACGTGCTGCCATGGGGGCAGATGTCTTACTGGGGCGCTGACGTGGCGGGCAAGGCGGTGGGCGCCGTGCCGGGCATTGGCGCAACACTTGAACACATCATGGAAGGCAGTGACACGCTGGGCGATATTTTCATCCACCGTTTCTTCGTGCTGCATTTCCTCATGGCGTTCGCGATCGTCGCGGTGGTGGCGCTGCATGTGGCGGCGCTGCATGTCAGCGGGCCGAACAACCCCAGCGGCAGGCCGGTACCCGCGAAGGAGAGCGTACCCTTCCACCCCTATTACACCACCAAGGATCTGACCGGGCTCGTGCTGTTCGCGCTGGTGTTCGTGGCCCTTGCCTTCCTGTGGCCCGACCTGTTGAGCGAGCCGGAAAACTACCGCCCCGCCAACCCCATGCACACGCCTGCCGATATCGAGCCGGAATGGTATTTCCTGCCGTTTTACGGGCTGCTGCAATCCGTGCCCTCCAAATTTGGCGGGCTGCTGGCGGCGGCGGGGTCCATCCTCATCCTGTTCGTGGTGCCGTGGCTTGACCGCTCGCCCATCCGCTCGGCGCGTGAGCGCCCGGCCTGCCGCATTGGCATGGCAGGGCTGGTCATCGCCTTCGTGATGATGGGGCTGGTCGGCCGCCATCATGCCGAAGGGGGCTGGATGATCGCGGGACGGATCGCGGCCCTTTACTACTTCAGCTACTTCCTCGTGCTGCTGCCGCTGTGCGCGCGGCGTGAAATGCGCCCACCCGCCGCCTGA